The Listeria monocytogenes genome window below encodes:
- the lmaA gene encoding protein LmaA, translating into MAFEENLYCDYTPGAAKAVAGKDVILAVFNAAGDKLLAVAGQQGLTVNRSKDSIEITSKDTVGGWKSKIGGMKEWSIENDGLYVADAESHKELAKYFESDSPVCVKIINQASKKGLFGGLAIVADYSFEAPFDEAMTYSVKLDGMGALVDLTITEGGDQMPGETPVAPAE; encoded by the coding sequence ATGGCATTTGAAGAGAATTTATATTGTGATTATACACCGGGAGCTGCTAAAGCGGTAGCGGGGAAAGATGTAATTTTAGCAGTTTTTAACGCAGCAGGAGATAAACTATTGGCGGTTGCAGGCCAGCAAGGTCTAACTGTAAACCGTTCTAAAGATAGTATTGAAATTACATCCAAAGATACAGTTGGCGGATGGAAATCCAAAATTGGTGGTATGAAAGAATGGTCAATTGAAAATGACGGATTATATGTTGCTGATGCAGAGTCTCATAAAGAATTGGCGAAATATTTTGAAAGTGACAGCCCAGTTTGTGTGAAAATTATTAACCAGGCATCTAAGAAAGGTCTTTTCGGTGGTTTGGCGATTGTAGCAGACTATAGTTTTGAAGCACCTTTTGATGAAGCGATGACTTACTCTGTAAAACTAGACGGAATGGGTGCGCTTGTTGATTTAACGATTACTGAAGGCGGCGACCAAATGCCCGGCGAAACACCTGTAGCACCAGCAGAATAA
- the lmaB gene encoding protein LmaB gives MKSLSFMRVLEAVRTMLQEKGGLDVSIVMRDQVEIPTTIIEMIDQEEEESQTAWKEKYRFAIHHYTNETDVAGVEQIDTLIQTGFTLPEGYKLIAVRHYGKQNLVKENTLIHAKTSFEVSICRELKVKI, from the coding sequence GTGAAGAGTTTGAGCTTCATGAGAGTTTTGGAAGCAGTGAGAACAATGCTCCAGGAAAAAGGCGGCCTAGATGTTTCTATTGTAATGCGTGACCAAGTGGAAATACCTACAACCATAATCGAGATGATTGATCAAGAGGAAGAAGAAAGCCAAACTGCCTGGAAAGAAAAATATCGTTTTGCTATCCATCATTATACAAATGAAACAGACGTAGCAGGAGTCGAACAGATAGATACGCTTATCCAAACAGGGTTCACTTTGCCTGAAGGATACAAATTAATCGCAGTTCGGCATTATGGAAAACAAAATTTAGTCAAAGAAAATACGTTAATTCACGCAAAAACCAGTTTTGAAGTAAGTATTTGTCGTGAATTAAAAGTAAAAATTTAG
- the lmaD gene encoding protein LmaD, with protein sequence MDRKLLKEKQIQLIFQLEQEENRFIRKRLIEELEFFEALGDREKGLLTAEQKLLILTPSEYREYKRTKSDVQISRLIGVSRSSLAEWKRKKGLNRKKSQPVQQEMIDVLAFHLDKTKDEIGALPASAIECQYEAFVINEAHN encoded by the coding sequence ATGGATAGAAAACTTTTAAAAGAAAAACAAATCCAACTAATTTTTCAACTAGAACAAGAAGAAAATCGATTTATTCGAAAACGTTTGATAGAAGAGTTGGAGTTTTTTGAAGCACTTGGGGACAGAGAAAAAGGACTGTTAACGGCGGAGCAAAAGTTGCTTATTTTAACGCCTAGTGAATACCGAGAATACAAACGAACCAAATCAGATGTACAAATTAGTAGGTTAATTGGAGTATCGAGATCGTCCCTTGCGGAATGGAAGCGGAAAAAAGGGTTAAATAGAAAAAAGTCGCAACCGGTTCAGCAGGAAATGATTGATGTATTAGCTTTTCATTTAGATAAAACAAAAGACGAAATAGGCGCTTTACCAGCTTCGGCGATTGAATGTCAGTATGAGGCTTTTGTGATTAATGAAGCTCACAATTAA
- a CDS encoding phage tail protein, giving the protein MDYVIIQSMDKEVEEILTDIDYGSFSYDYEKNTSRAISFTVNKTKQNAAIFDLVGNEAILTYQGQQFVIKKCTPKSIGGTISKQITAQHICYTVQDHVQYNVKSGRKKYSIQTVLEFALQDNVLGFSYEIQGSFPLVELEDLGNKNGLELVNLCLEEFGAILFADNKNLYFYDEKSWYVKTEKQFRYLYNTEEVSVDTNTDNLKTEIKCYGKQKENADKLTGDNKYMAVVTYTSPNEAIYGKRMANAKSDDKITNNDDLLIFAKKQILDVPETALTISYKGKEPVSERDVWYFIHEPMGFETEVKVTKIKSSHPWSKKFQEIGFSNSRRDMVRIQTQIANQVKKASVDTNKINSFSSIAMNAYDSRILTEVVGVVDGN; this is encoded by the coding sequence ATGGATTATGTGATTATTCAAAGTATGGACAAAGAAGTAGAAGAAATTCTAACAGACATAGATTACGGCTCCTTTTCCTACGATTATGAAAAAAATACAAGTCGCGCTATCTCGTTTACTGTGAATAAAACGAAACAGAATGCAGCAATTTTTGACTTGGTAGGAAATGAAGCAATTTTAACATATCAAGGGCAGCAATTTGTTATTAAAAAATGTACGCCAAAATCTATTGGAGGAACAATTTCAAAGCAAATAACGGCTCAGCATATTTGTTATACAGTGCAAGATCATGTGCAGTATAACGTGAAATCTGGACGAAAAAAATATTCGATTCAAACGGTGTTGGAATTTGCGTTACAAGATAATGTACTAGGATTTTCTTATGAAATTCAAGGGAGTTTCCCTTTAGTTGAACTAGAGGATTTAGGAAATAAAAATGGCTTAGAGCTAGTGAATTTATGTTTGGAAGAATTCGGAGCAATTTTGTTTGCAGATAATAAAAATCTTTATTTTTACGATGAAAAAAGTTGGTATGTAAAGACAGAAAAGCAATTTCGTTATTTATATAATACGGAAGAAGTTTCAGTGGATACAAACACAGATAATTTGAAGACGGAGATAAAGTGTTACGGCAAGCAAAAAGAGAATGCCGATAAGCTGACTGGGGATAATAAGTACATGGCGGTTGTCACGTATACTTCGCCGAATGAGGCTATTTACGGGAAACGAATGGCAAATGCTAAAAGTGATGACAAAATCACGAACAATGATGACTTATTAATTTTTGCAAAGAAGCAAATTTTAGATGTTCCAGAAACAGCGCTTACTATTTCTTATAAAGGAAAAGAACCTGTTTCAGAGCGGGATGTTTGGTATTTCATTCATGAACCGATGGGATTTGAGACAGAAGTAAAAGTAACAAAAATTAAATCGAGTCATCCTTGGAGTAAGAAGTTTCAAGAGATTGGCTTCAGTAATTCGCGACGGGATATGGTCCGAATTCAAACACAAATTGCTAACCAAGTAAAGAAAGCTAGCGTGGATACAAATAAAATCAATTCGTTTTCGAGCATCGCAATGAATGCTTATGATTCACGAATTTTAACGGAAGTAGTAGGTGTGGTAGATGGCAACTGA
- a CDS encoding helix-turn-helix transcriptional regulator, translated as MELNKFVGNKIKQYREERGLNQEALAEKLHTTRQTISRYENGDRKANQDVLFELAKIFNKRLDDFFPERNLPPVDERLVTIAAHIDDDVTEEEMRDILAYIEMKKKLHRGM; from the coding sequence ATGGAGTTAAATAAATTTGTAGGAAATAAAATAAAACAATATCGTGAGGAACGAGGCTTAAATCAAGAGGCATTGGCAGAAAAGCTTCATACAACTCGCCAAACTATTAGCCGCTATGAAAATGGCGATCGAAAAGCAAATCAAGATGTTTTATTTGAACTTGCAAAAATCTTCAACAAACGATTAGATGACTTTTTCCCTGAAAGAAACTTACCGCCTGTTGATGAACGCTTGGTGACAATTGCAGCCCATATTGATGACGATGTAACCGAAGAAGAAATGCGGGATATTTTAGCTTATATAGAAATGAAGAAAAAACTCCATCGCGGGATGTGA
- a CDS encoding EAL domain-containing protein, producing the protein MDISSTEIWDAIRRNSYLLYYQPKVDAKTNKIIGFEGLIRLKTATTILTPIDFFDDIVLLNATREMQDFVAETAIKQINQLGGRFSISINIPAHYVASSTYMTFLHDYVKEHLKYPECLEIEIIERGEITELAIADKNLRKIKDLGVKVSMDDFGKGYSSLAYLRSLPIDIVKTDMSFIALLKTDRKQQIIIRAIVNLCHDLGGKVVTEGVEDMEQVEKLREMKVDYFQGYYFSRPLPMEDIKEKYSFV; encoded by the coding sequence ATGGATATCTCAAGTACGGAAATATGGGATGCAATTAGGAGAAATAGTTATTTGCTATATTATCAACCAAAAGTAGATGCGAAAACGAATAAAATTATTGGTTTTGAAGGATTGATTCGATTAAAAACGGCAACAACCATTTTGACTCCAATTGATTTCTTTGATGATATTGTCCTTTTAAATGCAACGCGGGAAATGCAAGATTTTGTTGCTGAAACAGCGATAAAACAGATTAATCAGCTAGGAGGACGCTTTTCAATTTCGATTAATATTCCGGCGCATTATGTAGCAAGCAGTACATATATGACTTTTTTACATGATTATGTGAAAGAACATTTAAAGTATCCGGAATGCTTAGAAATAGAGATTATCGAACGGGGCGAAATTACGGAACTTGCTATCGCGGATAAAAACTTACGAAAAATAAAAGACCTTGGTGTCAAAGTGAGTATGGATGACTTTGGGAAAGGTTACAGTTCACTGGCGTATTTGCGCAGCTTGCCGATTGATATTGTGAAAACAGATATGTCTTTTATCGCATTACTAAAAACAGATCGAAAACAACAAATTATTATTCGCGCGATTGTCAATTTGTGCCATGATTTAGGTGGGAAAGTAGTTACAGAAGGCGTTGAAGACATGGAGCAAGTGGAAAAATTACGGGAAATGAAAGTAGATTATTTCCAAGGCTATTATTTTAGTCGACCATTACCGATGGAAGATATTAAAGAAAAATATTCTTTTGTGTGA
- a CDS encoding alpha-amylase — MKLDLWKWEMLLQGREFRNKTNDNWQKLMDWSDFISTGLKAIYVYVNKADATLNNKIDIVDRAVNARVNELISGTEQLSEVVDARSDAFGARYPVLRERLNQEQLNFSKKSTIQFDASTIISMEKQDIGLLTSKKISEAQTVCFLNISSLDEDADIILEKTGETSFSESLTSLVFAKIGTNERYQMEPVGA, encoded by the coding sequence ATGAAGTTGGATTTATGGAAATGGGAAATGCTTCTTCAAGGTCGTGAATTTAGAAATAAAACAAATGATAACTGGCAAAAATTAATGGATTGGTCTGATTTTATTTCTACAGGTTTGAAGGCGATTTATGTCTACGTAAATAAAGCAGATGCTACCTTAAATAACAAAATTGACATCGTGGATAGAGCAGTAAATGCAAGGGTTAATGAGCTGATTAGCGGGACAGAGCAGCTAAGTGAAGTGGTTGATGCGAGATCAGATGCGTTTGGTGCGCGATACCCTGTGCTAAGAGAACGTTTAAACCAAGAACAGCTTAATTTTAGCAAAAAGAGCACGATTCAATTTGACGCGAGTACTATCATAAGTATGGAAAAACAAGATATTGGGCTACTAACAAGTAAAAAAATCTCAGAAGCGCAAACCGTATGTTTTTTAAATATCTCAAGTCTTGATGAAGACGCAGATATTATCCTTGAAAAAACAGGTGAGACAAGTTTCTCAGAAAGTTTAACAAGCCTAGTCTTTGCAAAAATTGGAACGAATGAACGCTACCAAATGGAGCCAGTTGGTGCATAA
- a CDS encoding bifunctional metallophosphatase/5'-nucleotidase, which translates to MKVNKFFKKTTHVLLVAGLTIGLTAPFTGTTAQAAADTVPIQILGINDFHGALETASKDASGSPIGGADYLATNLDNATNSFLQANPGATTDNAIRVQAGDMVGASPAVSGLLQDEPTMKVLQKMNFEVGTLGNHEFDEGLPEYKRILDGVSTNKFGPIVEAYPRVKSDMKIVAANVVNKGTNTVAEGFLPYYVKEIDGVKVGFIGIVTTEIPNLVLANHIKDYDFLDEAETIVKYSAELRGQGVNAIVVLSHVPALSTGNPNTGTKQDVAGEAANMITKANELDPNNSVDLVLAGHNHQYTNGLVGKTRIVQSYNNGKAFSDVTGELDKTTGDFVTPPDAKITYNTRSVTPNADITAVTEDAKSRIEGVINETIGLANKDVISRDTNPDNKAIDDKESELGNMITDAQRYMANKAGADVDFAMTNNGGIRSDLATRLANGQNEITWGAAQAVQPFGNILQVVEMTGADILEALNQQYLSNQTYFLQISGLKYTFTDTDDLDHAYKVASVTTEDGTPLKADQKYKVVINDFLFGGGDGFSAFKKANLVTAIDPDTETFINYIKDQKAAEKVITAQKEGRKVYKSKAEIDKETEDAAIKAIKDATKINKLAEKDKNLTGTTLPGATVSVQKATANARMALAAGPNAAADANGKFSVDVTSLNLKKGDQITTTITDPNGYSTTFQATVQAAATTPPDNGNGGTDNGNGNGNNGGTDGNSGTNNGNGSGTNGGTTTTEDPTTTTPNPSTTGTSNTSLPTTGDTAGFATVFGIVLTTTALYVLRKRS; encoded by the coding sequence GTGAAAGTGAACAAATTTTTCAAGAAAACTACACATGTTTTACTCGTAGCAGGGCTCACAATCGGACTTACAGCACCATTCACCGGGACAACAGCACAAGCAGCAGCGGATACGGTTCCCATTCAGATTTTGGGAATAAATGATTTCCACGGAGCGCTTGAAACAGCCTCTAAAGATGCATCAGGCTCACCAATTGGCGGAGCAGATTACTTAGCTACCAATTTGGATAATGCCACTAACTCATTTTTACAGGCAAATCCTGGGGCGACAACTGACAATGCTATCCGTGTTCAAGCGGGCGACATGGTCGGCGCAAGTCCAGCAGTATCAGGTTTACTTCAAGATGAGCCCACAATGAAAGTTCTCCAAAAAATGAATTTCGAAGTCGGCACATTAGGTAACCATGAGTTTGATGAAGGACTACCTGAATACAAACGAATTTTGGACGGGGTCTCTACAAACAAATTTGGACCGATCGTAGAAGCTTATCCACGCGTTAAAAGTGACATGAAAATCGTCGCAGCTAACGTAGTCAACAAAGGAACAAACACAGTCGCAGAAGGCTTTTTACCATACTATGTAAAAGAAATTGATGGTGTCAAAGTGGGCTTCATCGGTATCGTTACAACAGAAATTCCTAATTTAGTTCTTGCAAATCATATTAAAGACTACGATTTCCTTGATGAAGCAGAAACTATTGTCAAATACTCTGCTGAACTTAGAGGCCAAGGCGTTAACGCAATCGTTGTTCTATCTCACGTTCCAGCACTTTCTACTGGAAATCCTAACACTGGAACAAAACAAGATGTAGCTGGGGAAGCTGCTAATATGATCACAAAAGCAAATGAATTAGACCCAAATAACTCGGTCGATTTAGTTCTTGCAGGTCACAATCACCAATACACAAATGGATTAGTCGGAAAAACTCGTATCGTTCAAAGTTACAACAATGGTAAAGCTTTTTCAGATGTAACTGGCGAACTTGATAAAACTACTGGCGATTTCGTTACACCACCTGACGCTAAAATTACATACAACACGAGAAGCGTCACACCAAATGCCGATATTACAGCAGTAACTGAAGATGCGAAAAGTCGCATTGAAGGGGTTATCAACGAAACTATCGGACTAGCGAATAAAGACGTTATTTCTCGTGACACAAATCCAGACAACAAAGCAATTGATGATAAAGAATCCGAGCTTGGTAATATGATTACGGATGCGCAACGTTACATGGCAAACAAAGCCGGCGCCGATGTCGACTTTGCCATGACTAACAACGGCGGAATCCGTTCTGATCTTGCTACTCGCCTCGCTAATGGCCAAAATGAAATCACGTGGGGCGCGGCTCAAGCTGTTCAACCATTTGGTAACATTTTGCAAGTAGTAGAAATGACTGGCGCTGATATTTTGGAAGCATTAAACCAACAATATTTAAGCAACCAAACTTATTTCCTACAAATTTCTGGACTAAAATACACTTTCACAGATACAGATGATTTGGATCACGCATACAAAGTTGCGAGTGTTACAACAGAAGACGGAACACCTTTAAAAGCTGACCAAAAATACAAAGTCGTAATCAATGACTTCCTATTTGGCGGTGGCGATGGATTCTCCGCCTTCAAAAAAGCAAACTTAGTAACTGCAATCGACCCAGATACTGAAACATTCATCAACTACATCAAAGACCAAAAAGCTGCTGAAAAAGTCATTACAGCTCAAAAAGAAGGACGTAAAGTCTACAAATCAAAAGCTGAAATCGACAAAGAAACCGAAGATGCAGCTATCAAAGCAATCAAAGACGCAACAAAAATCAACAAACTAGCTGAAAAAGACAAAAATCTAACTGGAACTACTTTACCAGGAGCTACAGTTTCTGTTCAAAAAGCAACTGCTAATGCAAGAATGGCGCTTGCTGCTGGACCGAACGCAGCTGCTGACGCAAACGGCAAGTTTTCCGTAGATGTAACCTCTTTAAACCTTAAAAAAGGCGACCAAATTACAACAACTATCACTGACCCGAACGGATACAGCACCACTTTCCAAGCAACGGTCCAAGCCGCGGCAACGACTCCTCCAGATAACGGTAACGGCGGCACGGACAACGGTAATGGAAACGGAAATAACGGTGGAACAGATGGAAATAGTGGAACAAATAACGGTAACGGCTCCGGCACAAATGGCGGAACTACCACTACCGAAGATCCTACAACTACAACACCAAACCCATCAACAACAGGAACCTCTAATACGTCCTTACCAACAACTGGTGATACAGCTGGATTTGCAACTGTATTTGGTATTGTTTTAACGACTACTGCACTTTATGTTTTGCGGAAGAGAAGTTAA
- a CDS encoding holin family protein: MEVILKIGILGFGAMFGYLFGEVDLLVKVLVCFIVADYISGLLASGYLGELSSKMGFKGIAKKIAILILVAIAHQIDLILGTHNTTRDAVIFFYLANELISILENFVRMGMKVPEVLKNLILIFDAKSGDEEEKHDKDMD, encoded by the coding sequence ATGGAAGTCATACTAAAAATTGGGATTTTAGGTTTTGGTGCGATGTTTGGATACTTGTTTGGGGAAGTGGATTTATTGGTAAAAGTGCTGGTGTGCTTTATTGTAGCTGACTATATTTCTGGGCTACTCGCTTCAGGGTATCTTGGGGAACTTAGCAGCAAAATGGGTTTCAAAGGAATCGCGAAAAAAATTGCTATCTTAATTTTAGTGGCTATTGCGCATCAAATAGATTTGATTCTGGGAACGCATAATACGACGCGGGATGCGGTTATCTTTTTCTATTTGGCGAATGAGCTGATTTCTATATTGGAAAATTTCGTTCGAATGGGGATGAAGGTCCCGGAAGTATTGAAAAATTTAATTTTGATTTTTGATGCTAAATCAGGGGACGAGGAGGAAAAGCATGACAAAGATATGGATTGA
- a CDS encoding ImmA/IrrE family metallo-endopeptidase → MYEKLVNKYQDEVTIREEKMPYKLPGLYLNGTIFISKDQSSIEKGCVLVEELMHYKYTVGNITKQETIMDKKQEIFARRKGYEELIPLDDIIACFYLGLREYFEVAEFLEVTEEFLRHTVSHYAEKYGPMYDYGGYLINFGNSIDVYKKG, encoded by the coding sequence TTGTACGAAAAATTGGTAAATAAATACCAAGACGAGGTAACAATTAGAGAAGAGAAAATGCCTTATAAATTACCGGGGCTTTATTTAAATGGGACGATTTTTATTAGTAAAGATCAGTCTTCCATTGAAAAAGGTTGTGTTTTAGTAGAGGAATTGATGCATTACAAATACACTGTGGGTAATATTACCAAGCAAGAAACCATTATGGATAAAAAACAAGAGATTTTCGCTCGTCGCAAAGGTTACGAGGAACTAATTCCGCTAGATGATATTATTGCATGCTTTTATCTTGGTTTACGAGAATATTTTGAAGTAGCAGAGTTTTTAGAGGTAACAGAAGAATTCTTGCGTCATACAGTTTCTCATTATGCGGAAAAATATGGTCCAATGTATGATTATGGTGGATATCTCATAAATTTTGGCAATTCCATTGATGTTTATAAAAAGGGCTGA
- a CDS encoding phenylalanine racemase, translating into MDSEMNHDFDLEKQFAFFVVNFQMSKRDFEELTEVEKNFIMKEWENKVVFESTMLRNAVLNAEQNLNRKRNSRFIDLHKKRQKKADVNYTVNALQAISENEAKEGKAWIDRIYSANGLRRPKNKEERRNVNGGF; encoded by the coding sequence CTGGATAGTGAAATGAACCATGATTTCGATTTGGAAAAACAATTCGCTTTTTTTGTAGTCAATTTTCAGATGTCCAAGCGTGATTTTGAAGAACTTACTGAAGTGGAGAAAAATTTCATCATGAAAGAATGGGAAAACAAGGTGGTTTTTGAATCTACTATGCTTCGAAATGCGGTCTTAAATGCGGAACAAAATCTCAATCGAAAACGAAATTCACGTTTTATCGACTTGCATAAAAAACGTCAGAAGAAAGCCGATGTTAATTATACAGTAAATGCACTTCAAGCAATTTCCGAGAATGAAGCGAAGGAAGGCAAAGCGTGGATTGACCGGATTTATAGTGCAAATGGGTTGCGAAGACCTAAAAATAAAGAAGAAAGGAGGAACGTGAATGGCGGATTCTAA
- a CDS encoding phage tail family protein, giving the protein MSDLFLELNGKVHSLSETFPGLSVQEVSRQSPQLSMETAEIAGTDGVIPGMTQFKPFIFSAKCNLQALDIPDYHLAVREIYEFLFQRDSYYIWSDQMPGIRYKVHPKPVDFSRESDRVGLLTIEFDVFKGYAESRGTSLDPMTFEVDLWQMGMNLSNRDDLFYIFKENTFRVYNAGSDRVNPLMRHELDIAMTANGTPTIHNLTTGESFEYRKELQKTDVLLLNNIYPLVNNRRVGKDTNHGIITLEKGWNDFEIKGVTDVTIAFNFPFIYR; this is encoded by the coding sequence ATGAGTGATTTGTTTTTAGAATTAAATGGAAAAGTGCATTCGCTTAGTGAGACATTTCCAGGTCTTTCTGTACAAGAAGTTTCCAGACAAAGTCCCCAGTTAAGCATGGAAACTGCTGAAATCGCTGGGACTGATGGGGTTATTCCAGGAATGACACAATTTAAACCGTTTATCTTTTCAGCGAAATGTAATTTGCAAGCACTTGATATTCCGGATTACCATTTGGCAGTCAGAGAAATTTATGAATTTTTATTTCAACGGGATAGTTATTATATTTGGAGCGATCAAATGCCGGGAATTCGGTATAAGGTGCATCCTAAACCAGTTGATTTTAGTCGAGAATCGGATCGTGTTGGTTTACTCACTATAGAATTTGATGTATTTAAAGGCTATGCGGAGTCACGTGGCACGAGCCTTGATCCCATGACTTTTGAAGTAGATTTATGGCAAATGGGAATGAATTTATCGAACCGTGATGATTTATTTTATATTTTTAAAGAAAATACATTTAGAGTCTATAATGCGGGGAGCGACCGTGTTAATCCACTAATGCGACATGAATTAGATATTGCGATGACGGCGAATGGGACACCAACGATTCATAATCTTACAACGGGAGAATCCTTCGAGTATCGGAAAGAGCTCCAAAAAACAGATGTTTTACTGTTGAACAATATTTATCCACTTGTCAATAACCGCCGTGTTGGAAAAGATACCAATCACGGAATTATCACCCTTGAAAAAGGCTGGAACGATTTTGAAATCAAAGGTGTAACGGATGTAACGATTGCTTTTAATTTTCCGTTCATTTATCGGTAG
- the lmaC gene encoding protein LmaC → MQVLVLPENKDINYIKTVHQVKRFFADFERFRMITGLSKKPHLLRNGFLEVPQFEPVAFSARHNKEVILEARWLVEKYTEMLNQMDDLYRTILMECYVERKQDVAVMMDLPYEIAQFKRIKKRAVLELATLMGILVRK, encoded by the coding sequence ATGCAAGTTTTAGTTTTACCAGAAAATAAGGATATTAATTATATAAAAACGGTCCATCAAGTAAAACGATTTTTTGCGGATTTTGAGCGATTTCGGATGATTACGGGGTTATCAAAAAAGCCACACTTACTTAGAAATGGTTTTCTGGAAGTGCCGCAGTTTGAACCGGTAGCATTTTCTGCTAGACATAATAAAGAGGTCATTTTGGAAGCGCGATGGTTGGTAGAGAAATATACGGAAATGTTAAATCAGATGGATGATTTATATCGCACTATTTTGATGGAATGTTACGTGGAACGAAAACAAGATGTGGCGGTAATGATGGATTTACCGTACGAAATTGCCCAGTTTAAACGGATAAAAAAAAGGGCAGTGCTAGAACTCGCAACGCTAATGGGAATTTTAGTAAGAAAATGA
- a CDS encoding IMP dehydrogenase, producing MAFYFEEPSRTFSEFLLVPGYSSAECVPTNVSLKTPIVKFKKGEESAITMNIPLVSAIMQAVSDDNMGIALAKEGGVSFIFGSQSIESEAAMVSRVKNHKAGFVISDSNISPDKTLQDILDLKEKTGHSTVAVTEDGTAHGKLLGIVTSRDYRVTRMSPDEKVADFMTPFEKLVTANKSTTLKEANNIIWDNKLNALPLVDDNEHLVHMVFRKDYDSNKENKLELLDSSKRYVVGAGINTRDYEERVPALVEAGADILCIDSSEGYSEWQKRTLDYVRGKYGDTVKVGAGNVVDRDGFRYLAEAGADFVKVGVGGGSICITREQKGIGRGQATALIDVAKARDEYFEETGVYIPICSDGGIVYDYHMTLALAMGADFIMLGRYFSRFDESPTNKVNLNGTYMKEYWGEGANRARNWQRYDLGGDKKLSFEEGVDSYVPYAGSLKDNVAISLSKVRSTMCNCGALTIPELQQKAKITLVSSTSIVEGGAHDVVVKDASNNLIK from the coding sequence ATGGCATTTTATTTTGAAGAACCGTCCCGCACATTTAGTGAATTTTTACTTGTTCCAGGCTACTCATCCGCTGAATGTGTTCCAACAAATGTTAGCTTAAAAACACCAATCGTGAAATTTAAAAAAGGGGAAGAATCTGCAATCACAATGAACATTCCGCTTGTTTCCGCAATTATGCAAGCTGTTTCTGATGATAATATGGGGATCGCTCTTGCTAAAGAAGGTGGCGTATCCTTCATCTTCGGCTCCCAATCCATCGAAAGTGAAGCGGCGATGGTTTCTCGTGTGAAAAATCATAAAGCTGGATTCGTTATTAGTGATTCCAACATCAGCCCAGACAAAACCCTTCAAGACATCCTTGATTTAAAAGAAAAAACGGGTCATTCCACAGTTGCAGTGACAGAAGACGGAACGGCGCATGGTAAATTATTAGGTATCGTAACAAGTCGTGACTACCGCGTAACGCGCATGAGTCCAGACGAAAAAGTGGCCGATTTCATGACTCCTTTCGAAAAATTAGTTACCGCTAACAAATCGACCACTTTAAAAGAAGCTAACAACATTATTTGGGACAACAAATTAAATGCCTTACCACTTGTAGACGATAACGAGCACCTAGTCCATATGGTATTCCGCAAAGACTATGACTCTAATAAAGAAAATAAATTAGAACTACTTGATTCCTCCAAACGTTACGTTGTTGGAGCTGGTATTAATACGCGCGACTATGAAGAACGTGTTCCCGCTCTAGTAGAAGCAGGCGCAGATATTCTGTGTATCGATTCCTCTGAGGGCTATTCCGAATGGCAAAAACGTACACTTGATTATGTTCGCGGTAAATACGGTGATACGGTCAAAGTTGGCGCAGGGAATGTTGTTGACCGCGATGGCTTCCGTTATCTTGCAGAAGCTGGCGCAGATTTCGTTAAAGTTGGTGTTGGCGGTGGTTCCATTTGTATCACGCGTGAACAAAAAGGCATCGGTCGCGGGCAAGCAACTGCGCTAATTGATGTGGCTAAAGCACGCGATGAATATTTTGAAGAAACAGGTGTATATATTCCGATTTGTTCTGATGGCGGAATTGTTTATGACTACCACATGACGCTAGCTCTAGCAATGGGCGCTGACTTTATCATGCTTGGTCGTTATTTCTCTCGTTTTGATGAAAGCCCTACTAATAAAGTGAATTTAAACGGCACGTATATGAAAGAGTATTGGGGCGAAGGAGCTAACCGCGCGCGTAACTGGCAACGTTATGACCTTGGTGGCGACAAAAAATTATCTTTTGAAGAAGGCGTAGATTCTTATGTTCCTTACGCTGGATCTTTGAAAGACAATGTCGCAATCAGCCTCAGCAAAGTCCGCTCTACCATGTGTAACTGCGGCGCGCTCACTATCCCTGAATTGCAACAAAAAGCAAAAATCACCCTCGTATCGTCCACTTCTATCGTAGAAGGTGGAGCACATGACGTGGTTGTAAAAGACGCTTCGAACAATTTAATCAAATAA